The nucleotide window cttttatctttcttttttttttctcgatTAGTTGGCTCTCTCTCCAGGAATATGAGTCCTTTGTGATTGGTTAGGGCTCTAGGGACTTTCCAGGGTGGTAAGACATCCTTGGATTGCCTGTCTGCACTGTGGTTGGCTGACCATGGGTTCCTGAATCTGGGTTCtcatttctgggaaacagaaacaggCCTAGTCTCCCCAACTGCCAGTTtacagcctgtcatggagtcatcCCAGCTCTGGCTAACTCAGTCTCCTCACTAATAGTGGATATGCTAAAGTCTCAAATGTAGGGTGTGTTGACGATTTAAATAAGCGAGACGGCTAGCGGGTAACTGTAGGGtacaaggaaagaaatcaagattttttttcccctcaagaaAGTCTGTAAAGTTTGACTGGATCAATCGAAAGGGTACAGTTGTTATTTACTGTGATGCGAATGAATGCAAAAACAACAGaacggcgggggtggggggacattAAGAACTCCATTTTGGACATTGTTATATTGCGCATACATATGTCTTTCTAATTTATACTGTGTTTCCTCACTAGGACTAAATTCTCTTCTCATTCTTAGCCCAGACAAACCTCTGATGTAAGAAACTAGACTCTGACTCCTAATATCTCCTTCCTATGGACAAAACACCAGGAACCAAGATGATGCCAATCAGGTTTAGAGTTATTCCTGGAACCCTACAAGATCCCAACAGATGTGATCTTCTCCAATACTGATTTTGGCTTGATGTTCCTGAATTTTCACAATTATCTGTGCTCTTTATAACTCCTGTGGCAATTCTAATGGGGTTAGCTCTCTTAAGCCCCTCCTTCTTCTAGTTTTCTATCCTCTCCCTAGCAGGTCTGCTATAAGTGTCTAATCTTAGATCTTCTGCCTACACTAGAGATTAGGGAAGAGTTTGATCACTAGAGCCTGCGGAAAATACAGTATATGTTGACTCTAAGGTTTATGTGCCTGGTATATGcagatgctttaaaaaaaataatggagtGACAGAGCGCAGAATGATTAAATGTTTGCGGTGGCTTGAATGACAATGGCCCcccatgtgtttgtatgtttgaatacttgctcCCCAGTTTggggaactgtttggaaaggattggAAGGTAGGGCCTTGTAGGCTTAGAAGGTGTGGCTGTGTTGGGTGGGTGGTGTGTATTTTGAGGCTTCAAGGGCCTCCTGCTGTTCCCAATTCTGTTTCTGGTTTATGGATCTTTGTCCGTTCTCAACTGCAGCTCCAATGCTGTGCCTGCCAGAGAGATACAGTCCCTTCTCTGAAAACAAGTTGCTATTCCAACCACATTTCTCACCTGCTCATTTAATTTTTGCAAACATGTTTTTCTCAGTTATGTGAACTTATGATAAATGTCAATCAGCAATAAAACGACCGGAAACAGAAGACAAAACGGGGGTTGGAATCCACTAGAGTTTGTCACTATGGCTCCTTCCCTTGAGACTCAAAGATCACAGGACAAGGTAGGTTTTCCGAATCCGGAAACCGCTGAAGACCAGAACACACCAATCTGATACATAGTTGGTAAGGACaaggtgttaaaaaaaaaaagtcaatgggTTTTCCCCTTTCTATCAGAGGTGATGAGAAGCTTGAACAGGCAAGAAGGCCCTAGAAAACTACAATTCCCAGCAGGCGCCGCGGCAGTGAGATTTCTCTCTTGTGCTGTCCAGGTCCTACGAATAAAATCCAGTCGCGAGGattctgggagaaaaaaaaatggcggCTACTAGGTTATGGCATAGAACGGGAAGGCTCCTTGAGATAGCGTCGGCATTTGGGCCTTGGCCCGGGGTTTACAGCACGTCCCCTGCCTTCGCTGAAGTACTAAGGATGCCACAGAAACAGCTAAGGAAAGTAGTGTACCCGCTGCGGGAACTGGAGCAGCACCTCGTCACGGACTCTAGGCCTGGCCTCATCGAACAGAGACTCTTCGACCCGAGCCTGGAGGACATCGGGAGGGCGGAGAGCGTCTTCGCCGCCACGGTCCGGAACCGCATTGAGTACCTCAGCTCCGCCGTCCGCCTAGACCACGCCCCGAGTTTGCGGCAGCCGGAGGTGAGATTGACCGGCTTGTCTACTGTAGGTGCGAGAGCTTGAGTTCGCTTGCGCTCTTTTCCCGTCACCAGAAAGCttttcaaaagcaaaagaaagcactCAGTGTGGATGCACCGCGTGTGTGCGGTGCCGGTGGAGGACCGCAGTGAGCCccaatgtgggtactgggaatcgaactccGGTGTTCTGGAAGACCAGCccgtgcttttttatttttattttggtttatgtgtgttttgcgtgcatgtatgtctgtgcaccacatggcTTGCCTGTTgccctcagaagacagaaaaggacatcagagcCCGTTGGAACAACtgtttcaggcagttgtgagcagccatgtagACTGGGACTCCAATCCTATAGTAGCAAGTGcacctaaccactgggccatctctccaaccctgaaaatacatttaataaataaaccACTATTCAGTTTTGAGAATACTAAGTACTccattctcctttcctccttctcataCTAGGTGTGTTTCATAGGCCGAAGCAATGTTGGAAAATCCTCTTTGATAAAGGCCTTATTTTCCATGGCCCCTGATGTAGAAGTCAGGATCTCAAAAAAACCGGTATGCTGGGTATCTCTTGAATTTATAAAATGAGACCTAAGTATTGGCAGGTGCAAGAGATCATAATTGCTAAATTCCtagagaaaagattttttttaagcatGTAATTATTAGTGCCTGTATATTTTCTGCAAAAAGTATGGACAGCTGAATTGACTTTAGTAGTCTTGCCAGTAGCTAAAGGAAAGCATCCTTTGTCTAAAATTTTCCTTAGTTGCCAAGTTAAGTATTTTATTGCTTTAAGTATTTTCTgatgccttctataatgagggtGTAGTTCTACATTGGTTATGGGGTAAAAAGGGTTTAAGTTGCTTTTTCCTCCGTAATCTTGTATATTTTCTCCATTCATGCACTCATACATTCTTGTATATATTCCAGATGTGTGCATTCTTTTACCCAGGGCCATGCTGTGCCTTTCTTCACAGATAACTCTGCTTGACTGGGCTTCTGctattttctccttccttctactTCCTTTTCAATGATGCAGTCAACTGGTATCTAAAAGAACCTTTTCTCAAAACTCACCCCTGGCCCTACCATAGTGTCTGTCTGAGGAAACACTTCCACGAGCTGTGATGCTCACtgcctaccccccacccccccgggGAAAGTTTAAGCCCTTTCACAAAGCTAGCTTTTTGCTCCCCACCGCATGTAGTGGGATGTCTGGCTTCATCACTAAGGATTCCATTCTTCACCCCTGTTCTTCCTCAGCAGATAAGACAGCTAAACGGTGAATTCTAAATAGAATGAACTTCATTCTtatagaagagaatgagagagaaggtgtattcttttcattttcaaatacaCAATTCCAAAACCACTTTCTAACAGACATTAAGCCAACCAAGAGCCTAATCATTTATAAAAAAGCCCTCTCCTTTGATCCAAGAGTTGACTTTAGTTTGTTCAACTTTCCTTTTCTGATTCCTAAGTGTGTCACAAATGCAGAAGCACAAGTAGCCATAGTTTATCTTTGCAAAACATCTTGGTTTATGGAAACACTAGTCTGCAGATGATGAATGTCAGGCTTTCAATCTGGGAGTTATAAGAGTCTGTATGATAGGACAAATGTTTTTTCAGCACGTTCCTCTGTATACATTGTTCATCAGAGAACTGGCTGATGGCAAGCATACAGCCTAAATCTGGATGGTCTTCAAAGACAGCAAAATAGAAATGATCCTAAAGTATTTTGTCTGTGTATTTCTAATATGAAATGTAAAGTTTTTAAGCCAAGCATATTTTGTAAAATTTGGAAAGATTTAATTATTGGCGGCCACTTCTCTCCACCTTACTTCTCTTTGTATTCACAGTAGTTCAGAGTATATACTTCAACTGTTAATAAGTATTTGTTGATTGAATACTTATGTTGATGAACATTTCTAGGCATGAAATAAAGGATATATTTTAAGCCagcttttttgttttcatttattttattaggggcacacaaagaaaatgaattttttcaAAGTTGGAAAACATTTTACCTTGGTGGACATGCCAGGGTATGGCTATAGAGCACCCGAAGACTTTGTTGACATGGTAGAGACTTATCTAAAAGAACGAAATAAGTAAGGAACTTTTTTCTTACAGTTGTTATACATTTAGCcccaaaacactttttaaaatcaaGGGGATTCTACAGATGACAGATACTTCAGACTTATCAAACACCTTACTTATTTAGCcccaaaacactttttaaaatcaaGGGGATTCTACAGATGACAGATACTTCAGACTTATCAAACACCTTACTTGTAGGTGTACTTTATCCTTCTGTAACTCTACAATATTGCGAACCAGGGTATACACTGCCTGTTTAGCGTCTGCCTAGCTCAGGGAAGTCttaacttcatttattttatcaAGCTGAAACTATCAAGAGTATTCTACAGCTAGTTCATccgtttcaaacaaaacaaaacaaaaacaacaaaacaagctcTTAGCAGGctaattttgaaaatgaaaattgttAGCTAATCGAtttaaataaaattcagtaaACTCTGTCCACTAAGTCATCATAGACTCtgaaaatgttatatatattCTTTGGTCTCCATACATAATCAAGCAGTAATGTTTCAAGAGTCACACAATCTCGAGGAAAATAATGTTAGGCTTCTGAAGTGTAAAAAAGTAATCATAAAAAAAGGACTAGGGATGTAGTTCAGTAATAGACTACTTGTCTAACTTGTTAAAAAGGctctggatttgaactcagcttcacaaacttgaaaaaaatatatatgtatacataaaaatatatgtgtgtgcatatgtgtgtatctatatatatagtatatatgtaaaCATTTCATTTCTTACAACTTTATATATAAATGATGCAAAATTAaactaatattaaaaattataataattttgggctggagagctggctcagcagttaagagcactgactgcccttccaaaggtcctgagctcaatttccagcaaccacatggtgactcacaaccatctgtaaatctgtaatggtatctgatgccctcttctggtggtctgaagacagcagcagtgtactcattgaaataaacaaatgttttttaaaaaattataatagtttgatttttgtctcctttttccaTTAGACTTTGTAGGGTCTTACAGGAGAGGGTCTCGTTTATATTGTGTCAAGTCTCAGTCAGTTTAATATGTTCTTATTGAAATAAACTGGTATTTGACAAATTTTGGAAGTACAGCAAATGGCATTGAGTACTATTAGACTACAGGATGGAGTTCCTAGGATGAGAGAGACACATGAATGAGTGTATCTTACATTGCCATTTATCTTCCTTCTATTCTTACAGTTTGAAGAGAACATTTTTATTAGTGGATAGCGTTGTTGGAATTACAAAGTTAGACAATATCGCCATAGAAATGTGTGAAGAATTCGCATTGCCTTATGTGGTAAGTGTTTCCGTAGACTCTTGGTGGTAGTTAGACTCATGTTTGGTATACATCTGAATATGCAAATATACTTGTTAGTAATGAGCAGGCATTTCCTCAGACGGTAAAggagtggctggggagatgggtccATGTGTAAGAATGTTTGCTACACAAGCTTGAGGACCCGAGTtttaatcctcagcacccacTTAGAAAGCTGTGTGACCACGTACATGCCCATAACCCTGGTGCTATAGAGGTTGGAGACAAGAGGACCACTCAGTTTGCTGGCTACCAACTTAGGTCCAGGTTCAGAGAGGCCCAGGCTCAAAGGAAGGCAAGTGATAGGATAGACACAtgtcctctggtctccagagGCAGACACTCGTGCAAGTgtcctcacacatgcacacacttagacacacaaGCATAGATCATGTACACAAAAGTTCTGTGACACTTTCatattttttccttcagttttaaGCTTTTAAATGTAtggagtatgtatatgtgtgcgtgtatatgcatATTCCACATGTATAGAGATAcctttgaaggccagaagagggaacagatttctctgaagctggagttacaggaggttgtgagccacccaccgGGGGTGATGAAAACTGAACTACTCAGCCTCTGAAGGAGCATGTGCTCTTAAGAGGCCAGAGCCATCCCTCCCACACAAGCTTTTAAAGTTACAGTCAGGGTTTTCTAAGCTGTTCATGTGTGCTCTTAGATGCCTTTGCATCCATGGTGTTTTTTACGGCAGCACAAACATTTGTCCAAAACATGTTTCTAGCTCTGAACAGCAGATCATGCTCCAGTACTTATAAAGATGTAACCAGAACTGCACAGAAAATTTACAAACCAAAACCATTCAAGGAACGTAGAAGAttccagcacagcacacacaagtagaatttttatattcttaaaaaaaaaaataggggttggggatttagctcagtggtagagtgcttgcctaggaagcgcaaggccctgggttcggtccccagctccgaaaaaaagaaccaaaaaaaaaaataataataataataataaactctctgggctggagaggcggtttagtggttaagtgcactgctgttcttccagggaactctggttcaattcccagcaacacatgaCAGctttaactccagatccaggcatcctcaccctcacacagacatacatgcaggcaaaacaatgcGCCTGAAACACAAATAAGATTAAAacagtatttaaaatgtatttaaaatgtattttcagaATACCTCACTAGTTTGGCTTTTTTTCCTACTAGCATAAAATTGAGCCACACTAAAATGCCGATTGGTAGGTTAGTAGTCACATTAATTGTGCTTTGTAATACTTCCAGATAAACTAAGCCTTAAAATTCCTTTTTGAGAAAAGTAAGAACTCAAttactataatttatttttcaaaaaaatgtcAGAAACCACTAATCCGAAGCACAGAAATTTGACATGAACAAAGCCATGCGCCTTGTCCGCTACATTTGTCAATttcttgaaattatgaaattcTTGGGATTTGCAGGAGTCCTATGAAGTATTAGGAACACTGTTGTAATGAATCAAGAGATTGGTATAAAAATGACTGGATATTATCAAACTGGCTGTGAAGAAATAGCATTCCTGTCTTAGTATCGTACATATCATCTTGTGAAATCATGTATTTATTTCCTGCAGTTTTGGCTGAAGTTAAACTGAAGGGaatgttattttcttctttggaaaAAGAAATGGGATATCAGCAGTAACCCAAGTACCCAAGAAGGAGGGAAAACAGTCAACAGGATGACTTTATGTTTTCGCCTAGTGGAGTTATAGTCGAGTGATAGAACAATTATTATGCATGGTGCCAGGCACCAGTACCACCGCCctccagtctgtgtgtgtgtgtgtgtgtgtgtgtgtgtgtgtgtgtgtgtgtgtgcgtgtgtgtgtgtgtgcgtgtgtgtgtgtgatattccgCAGCAAAACCTGATAGATTGAAATTCGCCTTTTCCTTGATTTGTAATTACTCATGCTCTGACCTTCCACTACTACTTTGTAGTTGAATAAATAACATTCCGGGTTTACTGAAATTACAGCTATTGTAGATATACCCAGCAAATAGCCCCACTTCTGGTTACTCCTTTAGAGTAGTACATGTAAAATTGACCTATTTGGTTCCAAAGGTGTTCCACATTGGCAGCGTTATGTGGCTCAGCCAAGATATATTAGTTTAAATGTTGTAGACATAAGATACAGTGTAACCACATGAAACCACTGCTATCAGCTATAAATGTTGCCCAGTGGTTCTCACTGACCTTTAGATAAAGTCCCAGACATGGTCAAGTGTAGTAAATGCATTGTTAAGTAGCAGACTCAGTGTACTCTTTATATGGGACATATATTAGCTCATTTCATCAAAGCAAATTATTCATGGCTTGTTTTTATCTTACAGGTGAGAGAGTAGATTGAAAATTTTACTTGAACCAACTCAGCCTCACTGA belongs to Rattus norvegicus strain BN/NHsdMcwi chromosome 11, GRCr8, whole genome shotgun sequence and includes:
- the Gtpbp8 gene encoding GTP-binding protein 8, yielding MAATRLWHRTGRLLEIASAFGPWPGVYSTSPAFAEVLRMPQKQLRKVVYPLRELEQHLVTDSRPGLIEQRLFDPSLEDIGRAESVFAATVRNRIEYLSSAVRLDHAPSLRQPEVCFIGRSNVGKSSLIKALFSMAPDVEVRISKKPGHTKKMNFFKVGKHFTLVDMPGYGYRAPEDFVDMVETYLKERNNLKRTFLLVDSVVGITKLDNIAIEMCEEFALPYVMILTKIDKSSKGYLLKQVLQIQEFVNTQTQGCFPQLFPISAVTYSGVHLLKCFIADITGSLK
- the Gtpbp8 gene encoding GTP-binding protein 8 isoform X1, with the translated sequence MAATRLWHRTGRLLEIASAFGPWPGVYSTSPAFAEVLRMPQKQLRKVVYPLRELEQHLVTDSRPGLIEQRLFDPSLEDIGRAESVFAATVRNRIEYLSSAVRLDHAPSLRQPEMILTKIDKSSKGYLLKQVLQIQEFVNTQTQGCFPQLFPISAVTYSGVHLLKCFIADITGSLK